One window of Biomphalaria glabrata chromosome 6, xgBioGlab47.1, whole genome shotgun sequence genomic DNA carries:
- the LOC129926802 gene encoding trichohyalin-like isoform X1, whose product METRLTLTAQFISDGRALGYDGERLERYVTEQKADYERAKKEEFEREERLRKEAQAEEKARLEHEERLRKETKAEEDRLRREAKADEAARHEREEKARREEHERWKERDAREELKRKDELELARLKEKSAPEAGAVVGQAVEVRQKNVLDRLDKNFQGMKEEDDLLAYLTHFEAVAARCKIESKEWALLLSYKLTTSLKNFMLRDSLFLSDKYEDVKTALLRHADINAETCRKRFHRVKPRQNDFRGYVTERRTALDNWCKMAEVGKTVDEIKDLLIKDGILESVSSEVYRQLVLNKQSTVENMLEVIEGFKVADSNVSIRKEETVYVAAACCEPVIKQSPVVKRKVIVCFRCGEQGHKSAECPNEFVAQNNETGVEDVNPNDIVKDQDQRSRHR is encoded by the coding sequence ATGGAGACAAGGTTGACTCTAACCGCCCAGTTCATCAGTGACGGCCGTGCTCTCGGGTATGATGGTGAGAGGTTGGAGAGGTATGTGACAGAGCAGAAGGCTGACTATGAGAGAGCTAAGAAGGAGGAGTTTGAGCGAGAGGAGAGATTAAGGAAAGAGGCGCAGGCTGAGGAGAAAGCCAGACTTGAGCATGAAGAGAGGTTGAGAAAAGAGACGAAGGCGGAGGAAGACAGGTTGAGAAGAGAGGCGAAGGCGGATGAAGCCGCTAGACATGAACGGGAGGAGAAGGCCAGGCGTGAGGAACACGAGAGGTGGAAGGAGAGAGATGCTAGAGAGGAGCTCAAGAGAAAAGATGAACTGGAGTTGGCACGGCTTAAAGAGAAGTCGGCGCCAGAGGCAGGTGCAGTGGTAGGTCAGGCAGTTGAGGTGCGACAAAAGAATGTCTTGGACAGGCTAGACAAGAACTTCCAAGGCATGAAGGAAGAGGACGATCTTCTGGCGTACCTGACGCACTTCGAGGCCGTAGCAGCAAGGTGTAAGATTGAGAGTAAAGAGTGGGCCCTACTGTTGTCCTACAAGCTGACGACATCGCTCAAAAACTTTATGTTGAGGGACAGTCTGTTCCTTAGCGACAAGTATGAGGATGTCAAAACGGCACTTCTACGCCATGCAGACATCAATGCAGAGACATGCCGCAAAAGGTTCCACCGGGTCAAACCACGGCAGAATGACTTCCGTGGGTATGTGACTGAGCGGAGGACCGCGCTGGACAACTGGTGCAAAATGGCCGAGGTAGGAAAGACGGTAGATGAAATCAAGGATCTTTTGATTAAAGACGGGATACTTGAAAGTGTATCAAGTGAAGTGTACAGGCAGCTTGTCTTAAACAAACAGAGTACGGTAGAGAACATGCTGGAGGTAATCGAAGGTTTTAAGGTAGCTGATTCGAATGTATCAATTAGAAAAGAAGAAACTGTGTATGTGGCAGCAGCATGTTGTGAGCCTGTGATTAAGCAGAGTCCAGTGGTTAAAAGGAAGGTAATTGTTTGTTTTCGGTGTGGCGAGCAAGGTCATAAATCAGCTGAGTGCCCTAATGAATTTGTTGCCCAAAATAATGAGACTGGTGTTGAGGATGTAAATCCCAATGATATTGTAAAGGACCAAGACCAGCGATCTAGACATAGATGA
- the LOC129926802 gene encoding uncharacterized protein LOC129926802 isoform X2, translating to METRLTLTAQFISDGRALGYDGERLERYVTEQKADYERAKKEEFEREERLRKEAQAEEKARLEHEERLRREAKADEAARHEREEKARREEHERWKERDAREELKRKDELELARLKEKSAPEAGAVVGQAVEVRQKNVLDRLDKNFQGMKEEDDLLAYLTHFEAVAARCKIESKEWALLLSYKLTTSLKNFMLRDSLFLSDKYEDVKTALLRHADINAETCRKRFHRVKPRQNDFRGYVTERRTALDNWCKMAEVGKTVDEIKDLLIKDGILESVSSEVYRQLVLNKQSTVENMLEVIEGFKVADSNVSIRKEETVYVAAACCEPVIKQSPVVKRKVIVCFRCGEQGHKSAECPNEFVAQNNETGVEDVNPNDIVKDQDQRSRHR from the exons ATGGAGACAAGGTTGACTCTAACCGCCCAGTTCATCAGTGACGGCCGTGCTCTCGGGTATGATGGTGAGAGGTTGGAGAGGTATGTGACAGAGCAGAAGGCTGACTATGAGAGAGCTAAGAAGGAGGAGTTTGAGCGAGAGGAGAGATTAAGGAAAGAGGCGCAGGCTGAGGAGAAAGCCAGACTTGAGCATGAAGAGAG GTTGAGAAGAGAGGCGAAGGCGGATGAAGCCGCTAGACATGAACGGGAGGAGAAGGCCAGGCGTGAGGAACACGAGAGGTGGAAGGAGAGAGATGCTAGAGAGGAGCTCAAGAGAAAAGATGAACTGGAGTTGGCACGGCTTAAAGAGAAGTCGGCGCCAGAGGCAGGTGCAGTGGTAGGTCAGGCAGTTGAGGTGCGACAAAAGAATGTCTTGGACAGGCTAGACAAGAACTTCCAAGGCATGAAGGAAGAGGACGATCTTCTGGCGTACCTGACGCACTTCGAGGCCGTAGCAGCAAGGTGTAAGATTGAGAGTAAAGAGTGGGCCCTACTGTTGTCCTACAAGCTGACGACATCGCTCAAAAACTTTATGTTGAGGGACAGTCTGTTCCTTAGCGACAAGTATGAGGATGTCAAAACGGCACTTCTACGCCATGCAGACATCAATGCAGAGACATGCCGCAAAAGGTTCCACCGGGTCAAACCACGGCAGAATGACTTCCGTGGGTATGTGACTGAGCGGAGGACCGCGCTGGACAACTGGTGCAAAATGGCCGAGGTAGGAAAGACGGTAGATGAAATCAAGGATCTTTTGATTAAAGACGGGATACTTGAAAGTGTATCAAGTGAAGTGTACAGGCAGCTTGTCTTAAACAAACAGAGTACGGTAGAGAACATGCTGGAGGTAATCGAAGGTTTTAAGGTAGCTGATTCGAATGTATCAATTAGAAAAGAAGAAACTGTGTATGTGGCAGCAGCATGTTGTGAGCCTGTGATTAAGCAGAGTCCAGTGGTTAAAAGGAAGGTAATTGTTTGTTTTCGGTGTGGCGAGCAAGGTCATAAATCAGCTGAGTGCCCTAATGAATTTGTTGCCCAAAATAATGAGACTGGTGTTGAGGATGTAAATCCCAATGATATTGTAAAGGACCAAGACCAGCGATCTAGACATAGATGA